A stretch of Pseudoclavibacter chungangensis DNA encodes these proteins:
- a CDS encoding nucleobase:cation symporter-2 family protein: MSKKNRSFPGSIDVKGEPEDERLPVGRTFAYGLQHVLTMYGGIIAPPIIIGGAAGVSDAERGLLIASCLFIGGLATILQSVGIPFFGSKLPLVQGTSFAAVATMLAIVNSGAGLPGVFGAVLVASAIGFLITPFFAMIIRFFPPVVTGVVITSIGLSLIPVAGNWIMGGNATADGYGSVANVGLAGLTLLIVIVLSKVGNATISRLSILLALFLGTLIAIPLGMADFSKVLDGPIFAIPTPLAFGAPTFDPAAIISMFIVVLVILTETTADILAVGEIANSKVDRKRIANGLRADMGASIVSPFFNSFTQSAFAQNVGLVAITGVKSRFVVAAGGVILVVLGVLPVLGRVAGAIPMPVLGGAGIVLFGTVAASGIRTLAKIEYKNNMNLVIVATSLAFGMLPVVKGDIYDQFPDWFEIIFHSGISSAAIMAVLLNLIFNELKFGQSKNSSVFVAAPPRMVREDEIEALEDGDTFVGGRLFSADGKEVPIVRYNASGAPTTSLHISSADRVTPDTPAGGTRAKAEAAGAAGADAEDVTTGSGAGTGAGSASADGEENGSRRPETDPQH; encoded by the coding sequence ATGAGCAAGAAGAACAGGTCGTTCCCGGGCAGTATCGACGTGAAGGGTGAGCCGGAGGACGAACGGCTCCCGGTGGGGCGCACGTTCGCGTACGGCCTGCAGCACGTCCTCACGATGTACGGCGGCATCATCGCGCCGCCGATCATCATCGGCGGGGCCGCGGGGGTGTCGGACGCCGAGCGCGGTCTGCTGATCGCGTCGTGTCTGTTCATCGGTGGACTCGCGACGATCCTGCAGAGCGTCGGCATCCCCTTCTTCGGCTCGAAGCTGCCGCTCGTGCAGGGCACGTCGTTCGCGGCGGTCGCGACGATGCTCGCGATCGTCAACTCGGGCGCGGGGCTGCCGGGCGTCTTCGGCGCGGTGCTCGTCGCATCGGCGATCGGGTTCCTGATCACGCCGTTCTTCGCGATGATCATCCGCTTCTTCCCACCCGTCGTGACGGGTGTCGTGATCACGTCGATCGGGCTCTCGCTCATTCCCGTCGCGGGGAACTGGATCATGGGCGGGAACGCGACCGCGGACGGCTACGGCTCGGTCGCGAACGTCGGGCTCGCGGGGCTGACGCTGCTGATCGTGATCGTGCTCTCGAAGGTCGGGAACGCGACGATCTCGCGGCTGTCGATCCTGTTGGCGCTGTTCCTCGGGACGTTGATCGCGATCCCCCTCGGCATGGCGGACTTCTCGAAGGTGCTGGACGGTCCGATCTTCGCGATCCCGACGCCGCTCGCGTTCGGGGCACCCACGTTCGACCCCGCGGCGATCATCTCGATGTTCATCGTGGTGCTCGTGATCCTGACGGAGACGACGGCCGACATCCTCGCGGTGGGCGAGATCGCGAACTCGAAGGTGGACCGCAAGCGCATCGCGAACGGTCTGCGGGCCGACATGGGCGCGAGCATCGTGTCGCCGTTCTTCAACTCGTTCACGCAGAGCGCGTTCGCGCAGAACGTCGGACTGGTTGCGATCACGGGGGTGAAGAGCCGGTTCGTGGTGGCGGCTGGTGGCGTGATCCTCGTGGTGCTCGGTGTGCTGCCGGTGCTCGGCAGGGTGGCGGGCGCGATCCCGATGCCGGTGCTCGGTGGCGCGGGGATCGTGCTGTTCGGGACCGTGGCGGCGTCGGGTATCAGGACCCTCGCGAAGATCGAGTACAAGAACAACATGAACCTCGTGATCGTGGCGACCTCGCTCGCGTTCGGCATGCTGCCGGTCGTGAAGGGCGACATCTACGACCAGTTCCCGGACTGGTTCGAGATCATCTTCCACTCGGGCATCTCGTCGGCGGCGATCATGGCGGTGCTGCTGAACCTGATCTTCAACGAGCTGAAGTTCGGTCAGTCGAAGAACTCGTCGGTGTTCGTGGCGGCGCCACCGCGGATGGTGCGTGAGGACGAGATCGAGGCGCTCGAGGACGGCGACACCTTCGTCGGCGGGCGGCTGTTCTCGGCCGATGGCAAGGAGGTGCCGATCGTCCGCTACAACGCGAGCGGGGCACCGACGACCTCGCTGCACATCAGCTCGGCCGACCGGGTGACACCGGACACGCCGGCAGGCGGCACGCGGGCGAAGGCCGAGGCGGCAGGTGCCGCGGGAGCCGACGCCGAGGACGTGACGACCGGCTCGGGCGCGGGGACGGGTGCCGGATCAGCATCGGCCGACGGCGAGGAGAACGGGTCGCGGCGGCCCGAGACGGATCCGCAGCACTGA
- the pucL gene encoding factor-independent urate hydroxylase, with protein sequence MTNADTSSAVTVENNVVLGDNQYGKAEVHLVRVTRDSDRHEIEDLTVVSQLHGDFDAVYYEGDNAHCVPTDTQKNTVFAFAKDGVGSPEAFLIRLGRHFVDDFEWVTGGRWAARQVTWDRIPVQGEGHDHAFFRGGTGAETRTAVVKIVDETTTHVISGLEDLAVLKTTESGFVGYPVDRYTTLPETTDRILATNVTARWLYNSTDIDFNAVFDSVRTILLETFTNHYSKALQETQYLMGKAVLEAHPEIDEIKFSMPNLHHFVVDLSPYGLENPNEVFYAAHSPYGLIEGTLRREGLGDTSAIWQGVPAFV encoded by the coding sequence ATGACAAACGCCGACACCAGCAGCGCCGTCACCGTCGAGAACAACGTCGTCCTCGGGGACAACCAGTACGGCAAGGCCGAGGTCCACCTCGTCCGCGTCACGCGCGACAGCGACCGTCACGAGATCGAGGACCTGACGGTCGTCTCGCAGCTCCACGGCGACTTCGACGCCGTGTACTACGAAGGGGACAACGCGCACTGCGTCCCCACCGACACCCAGAAGAACACGGTCTTCGCGTTCGCGAAGGACGGCGTCGGCTCGCCCGAGGCGTTCCTGATCCGGCTCGGCCGGCACTTCGTGGACGACTTCGAGTGGGTCACCGGGGGCCGCTGGGCCGCCCGCCAGGTCACGTGGGACCGGATCCCCGTGCAGGGCGAGGGCCACGACCACGCGTTCTTCCGCGGTGGCACGGGTGCCGAGACACGCACGGCCGTCGTGAAGATCGTCGACGAGACGACGACGCACGTCATCTCGGGCCTCGAGGACCTCGCTGTGCTCAAGACGACCGAGTCCGGCTTCGTCGGCTACCCGGTCGACCGGTACACGACCCTGCCCGAGACGACGGACCGCATCCTCGCGACGAACGTGACGGCCCGGTGGCTCTACAACTCGACGGACATCGACTTCAACGCCGTGTTCGACTCGGTGCGCACGATCCTGCTCGAGACGTTCACGAACCACTACTCGAAGGCGCTGCAGGAGACGCAGTACCTCATGGGGAAGGCCGTGCTCGAGGCCCACCCGGAGATCGACGAGATCAAGTTCTCGATGCCGAACCTCCACCACTTCGTCGTCGACCTCTCGCCGTACGGGCTCGAGAACCCCAACGAGGTGTTCTACGCGGCGCACAGCCCGTACGGCCTGATCGAGGGCACCCTCCGCCGCGAGGGGCTCGGCGACACGTCGGCGATCTGGCAGGGCGTTCCGGCCTTCGTCTGA
- the uraH gene encoding hydroxyisourate hydrolase, translated as MSHVTTHILDAALGRPAADVAIVLETSSGERIVSARTDADGRVKDLGPDRLEAGDYRLRFEVAEYFARTGTDTFYPVVTIDFTIADVEQHYHVPLLISPFAFSTYRGS; from the coding sequence ATGAGCCACGTCACCACCCACATCCTCGACGCCGCACTCGGCCGACCGGCCGCCGACGTCGCGATCGTGTTGGAGACGTCGTCCGGTGAGCGCATCGTGTCGGCTCGCACCGACGCGGACGGCCGTGTCAAGGACCTCGGGCCCGATCGGCTCGAGGCCGGCGACTACCGCCTCCGCTTCGAGGTGGCCGAGTACTTCGCCCGCACGGGGACGGACACCTTCTATCCCGTCGTCACGATCGACTTCACGATCGCCGACGTCGAGCAGCACTATCACGTACCGCTACTCATCAGCCCGTTCGCCTTCTCAACCTACAGGGGTAGCTAA
- the uraD gene encoding 2-oxo-4-hydroxy-4-carboxy-5-ureidoimidazoline decarboxylase, which translates to MTLAAFNQLETAEAVEYVRPCADIPRWIEAVVTSRPYSNVEEVLSVAGTRAVDWTPDEVDGALGHHPRIGERASGSSAEAGMSRAEQAGVDASDDGLESELLAGNREYEERFGRIFLIRAAGRTGREILDELRRRLRNTDEDEAREVARQLREIALLRLEGILRS; encoded by the coding sequence ATGACGCTTGCAGCGTTCAACCAGCTCGAGACGGCCGAGGCGGTCGAGTACGTCCGCCCGTGCGCCGACATCCCGCGCTGGATTGAAGCCGTCGTCACGTCCCGTCCGTACTCCAACGTGGAGGAGGTGCTGTCGGTCGCCGGAACCCGGGCGGTCGACTGGACGCCGGACGAGGTCGACGGAGCCCTCGGGCACCACCCGCGGATCGGTGAACGGGCGAGCGGTAGCTCGGCCGAGGCCGGCATGTCGCGAGCGGAGCAGGCGGGGGTCGATGCGAGCGACGATGGGTTGGAATCGGAACTCCTCGCGGGCAACCGCGAATACGAGGAACGGTTCGGACGCATCTTCCTCATCCGCGCGGCGGGTCGCACCGGTCGGGAGATCCTCGACGAACTGCGTCGCCGCCTCCGCAACACCGACGAGGACGAGGCCCGCGAGGTTGCCCGGCAACTTCGCGAGATCGCGCTCCTCCGACTGGAAGGGATCCTCCGCTCATGA
- a CDS encoding SDR family oxidoreductase: MTTDEHDTGEHGTTTACDPDGRTTPGPPRDHRTRVAVVTGAGSGIGRATALELTRRGWHVALLGRRESALRAVAEQARDLAPDGVDHLVVPTDVTDPGAVEHAFALVRERHARLDLLFNNAGAFGPSARVDELTLEDWSANWAVNVTGTFLCAAAAFRTMRAQDPQGGRILNNGSVSARRPRPSAVAYTTTKHAVTGLTRSIALDGRPFGITCGQIDLGNAATDMLTGAGTGASSDTGALQADGTRRPEPTFDAHEAARLVVDIAELPANVAVHELVVTAAGMPYDGRG; the protein is encoded by the coding sequence ATGACCACCGACGAGCACGACACCGGCGAGCACGGCACCACCACTGCATGCGACCCGGACGGACGCACCACACCGGGACCCCCTCGAGACCATCGCACCCGCGTCGCCGTCGTCACCGGTGCGGGCAGTGGCATCGGACGCGCAACGGCACTCGAACTCACCCGTCGCGGGTGGCACGTCGCTCTGCTCGGCCGCCGCGAGTCGGCGCTCCGCGCGGTCGCCGAGCAGGCCCGTGACCTCGCGCCGGACGGCGTGGATCACCTCGTCGTCCCGACCGACGTCACCGACCCGGGTGCCGTCGAGCACGCCTTCGCGCTCGTGCGGGAGCGGCACGCGCGGCTCGACCTGCTGTTCAACAACGCGGGCGCCTTCGGCCCGTCCGCACGCGTCGACGAACTCACGCTCGAGGACTGGAGCGCGAACTGGGCCGTGAACGTCACCGGCACGTTCCTGTGCGCCGCCGCCGCGTTCCGCACCATGCGTGCGCAGGATCCGCAGGGCGGCCGCATCCTCAACAACGGCTCGGTCTCGGCCCGACGCCCACGGCCGTCGGCCGTCGCCTACACGACGACGAAGCACGCCGTCACCGGACTCACGCGCTCGATCGCACTCGACGGCCGCCCCTTCGGCATCACGTGCGGTCAGATCGATCTCGGCAACGCCGCGACCGACATGCTCACGGGTGCGGGAACCGGGGCGAGTTCGGACACCGGCGCACTGCAGGCCGACGGCACGCGCCGCCCGGAACCGACCTTCGACGCGCACGAGGCGGCCCGCCTCGTCGTCGACATCGCCGAGCTCCCCGCGAACGTCGCCGTGCACGAACTCGTCGTGACCGCCGCCGGCATGCCCTACGACGGGCGCGGCTGA
- the bcp gene encoding thioredoxin-dependent thiol peroxidase — protein MSDERFEHLSAGDPAPDFALRDATGATVSLSDFAGRRVIVYFYPAAFTPGCTTEACDFRDNLASLQGAGYAVVGISGDDVETLARFAAEDRLDFPLLSDPDHVTAKAYGAWGEKQIGDRTLAGVLRSTFAIGEDGRIELAEYRVNADGHVRALRESLGV, from the coding sequence ATGAGCGACGAACGCTTCGAGCACCTTTCGGCCGGGGACCCGGCGCCGGACTTCGCGCTGCGTGACGCGACGGGCGCGACGGTGTCGCTGTCCGACTTCGCGGGCCGCAGGGTGATCGTGTACTTCTACCCCGCCGCGTTCACGCCCGGGTGCACGACGGAGGCGTGCGACTTCCGTGACAACCTCGCGTCGCTGCAGGGCGCGGGCTACGCGGTCGTGGGGATCTCGGGCGACGACGTCGAGACGCTCGCGCGCTTCGCGGCCGAGGACCGGCTCGACTTCCCGCTCCTCTCGGACCCCGATCACGTGACGGCGAAGGCGTACGGCGCGTGGGGCGAGAAGCAGATCGGTGACCGCACGCTCGCGGGCGTGCTGCGCTCGACGTTCGCGATCGGCGAGGACGGGCGGATCGAGCTCGCCGAGTACCGCGTGAACGCCGACGGGCACGTCCGCGCGCTGCGGGAGTCACTCGGCGTCTGA
- the mqo gene encoding malate dehydrogenase (quinone): MTKAHGIYDVVLIGGGIMSATLGSIISKLEPDWSIKIIERLDELALESSNPWNNAGTGHAAYCELNYTPEKNGTMTSEKAVTINQQYFTSREFWSLLVGAGELPEPERFINTVPHLTFVQGADNVAFLKRRWELLKAEPAFADMQFSDDPAIIAEWAPALVVGRDVDEKIAATYMPIGTDVDFGALTNLLVDGLRGNGAEVTLGTEVIDLRQQRDGVWQILSRKRSGEDRGRKSVTRARFVFVGAGGRALTLLQKAKIPEIRGYGGFPISGQFLRTDNPEVVAKHQAKVYGKASVGAPPMSVPHLDTRVVNGKKWLMFGPYAGFSPKYLKHGSYLDLFSSLRLHNILPMLAVARDNFDLVTYLVGQVLAPRRKKFAELTKFFPEAESKDWELITAGQRVQVMKRDAKRGGVLQMGTEVISKADGTIAGLLGASPGATVAVPVMLDVLKRCFPTRYDDWSARLGELMPDFGKRVNDSAEEAEHVLTATNERLGLHPQR; this comes from the coding sequence AGAGTTCGAATCCCTGGAACAACGCCGGAACGGGCCACGCCGCGTACTGCGAGCTGAACTACACGCCCGAGAAGAACGGCACGATGACGAGCGAGAAGGCCGTCACGATCAACCAGCAGTACTTCACGTCACGCGAGTTCTGGTCGCTGCTCGTCGGCGCGGGCGAGCTGCCCGAGCCGGAGCGCTTCATCAACACGGTGCCGCACCTGACGTTCGTACAGGGTGCCGACAACGTCGCATTCCTCAAGCGCCGCTGGGAGCTGCTCAAGGCAGAGCCGGCGTTCGCGGACATGCAGTTCTCGGACGACCCGGCGATCATCGCCGAGTGGGCCCCGGCGCTCGTCGTCGGGCGCGACGTCGACGAGAAGATCGCGGCGACCTACATGCCGATCGGCACCGACGTCGACTTCGGTGCGCTCACGAACCTGCTCGTCGACGGACTGCGCGGGAACGGTGCCGAGGTCACGCTCGGCACCGAGGTGATCGACCTGCGCCAGCAGCGCGACGGTGTCTGGCAGATCCTGAGCCGCAAGCGCTCGGGCGAGGACCGTGGTCGTAAGTCGGTGACGCGGGCGCGCTTCGTGTTCGTCGGGGCCGGTGGCCGCGCGCTGACGCTCCTCCAGAAGGCCAAGATTCCCGAGATCCGCGGCTACGGCGGCTTCCCGATCTCGGGCCAGTTCCTCCGCACCGACAATCCCGAGGTCGTCGCGAAGCACCAGGCGAAGGTCTACGGCAAGGCGTCGGTCGGGGCGCCCCCGATGTCGGTGCCGCACCTCGACACGCGCGTCGTGAACGGTAAGAAGTGGCTCATGTTCGGGCCCTACGCGGGTTTCTCGCCCAAGTACCTGAAGCACGGTTCGTACCTCGACCTGTTCTCGTCGCTGCGACTGCACAACATCCTGCCGATGCTCGCGGTGGCCCGCGACAACTTCGACCTCGTGACGTATCTCGTGGGTCAGGTGCTCGCACCGCGGCGGAAGAAGTTCGCCGAGCTCACGAAGTTCTTCCCCGAGGCCGAGTCGAAGGACTGGGAGCTCATCACCGCCGGCCAGCGCGTGCAGGTCATGAAGCGCGACGCGAAGCGCGGTGGCGTGCTGCAGATGGGCACGGAGGTCATCTCGAAGGCCGACGGCACGATCGCCGGGTTGCTCGGCGCCTCGCCCGGAGCGACGGTCGCGGTGCCGGTCATGCTCGACGTCCTGAAGCGGTGCTTCCCCACGCGCTACGACGACTGGTCGGCCCGGCTGGGGGAGCTCATGCCCGACTTCGGGAAGCGTGTCAACGACTCGGCCGAGGAGGCGGAGCACGTGCTGACGGCGACGAACGAGCGCCTCGGGCTGCACCCGCAGCGCTGA